From Corynebacterium aquatimens:
TGATTTGCTGAGGCGCATGGAGACGCCGCTTCAAGACGGCGACCGCGTCGTCGTCCGCGGCAAACCAGCGTTTTACGCGGCCCGCGGCAAGTTCTCACTGTGGGTGACCGACATCCGCAGGGTGGGCGAAGGCGAGCTCCTTGCCCGCATCGAGGGGTTGCGCAAGCAGCTGGCCGCCGAGGGGCTTTTCGACGAATCCCGGAAGAAACCTCTCCCCTACCTCCCGCGCATGATCGGCCTGATCACGGGCCGTGGTTCCGCCGCAGAACGCGATGTCATTTCGGTGGCAACGGGCCGGTGGCCGGGAGTGCAATTCCAGGTAATAAACACAGCGGTCCAAGGCCCCAACACGGTGCCGGAGGTCGTTGAGGCGTTGCGTTCGCTGGACGCCAATCCGCTTGTCGACGTCATCATCATCGCCCGCGGCGGCGGCTCCGTTGAAGACCTGCTGCCGTTTTCGGAAGAAGCGTTACAGCGCGCGGTTGCCAACGCGCACACGCCGGTTGTCTCCGCGATTGGCCACGAACCGGACAACCCCGTGTTGGATAACGTCGCCGACGTGCGCGCCGCTACCCCGACGGATGCCGCCAAGCGCGTCGTCCCTGACGTCGTCGGCGAGTTCGCTCTCATCGCCGAGGCGCGTGACCGCATGGCCGCGGCGCTGCGCGGCTGGGTTGAGCGCGAACGCACTGGACTGAAAAACGTCCGTTCCCGGCCTGTCATGGCAAACCCGATGACGCCAATCACTTTGCGCCGCGAGGAATTAGGTCGCGCGCTCGATGCAATTCGTCGCGACATCGGCCGCATGGTGGCGAATTCGTCGGCCGAGGTTTCGTCGTTACGCGCACGCGTCTCCGCGTTGGGGCCAGCGCAGACTCTCGCGCGCGGGTACGCCGTGGTGCAGGTTCAACCGCGCGACGGTTCCGAGGCAGAAGTCGTCACAACCATCGAACAATCACCGCCCGGCGCGCAGCTGCGCATCCGCGTCGCCGACGGTTCCATCACCGCCGCCTCCATGGCGACGCAGCCAGCGCAGTAATTAAGCCCAACCACACCCGAAAACTAAGGAAACAAACATGTCAGACAACACTTTTGGAACAGGCACCCCGACCACCGACGTGCAGCCAGACCCCGCCACGCTCACCTACGAGCAGGCCCGCGCGGAGCTCATCGAAACCGTGAAGATCCTCGAGCTCGGCCAAATGAGCCTCGATGAATCCCTGTCCTACTGGGAGCGCGGCGAGGCGCTCGCGAAACGCTGCGAAGTGCTTCTCGACGGCGCAACCAAACGCGTCGAAGCAGCCCTCAGCCAGGGCCAGCCAAACGACCCCGAAGATGCACACAGCCCTGCCGGAAACTAGTGCGGAAGCGGGGCGGTGGCCAGGGTTTCGTCGATAAGCGACGTGAACTCTGCGTCTTCCCCCGCGCCCGTGACGAGCAAGCGGACGTCGGTGGCATCGACGACCCACAGCGGGCGGATCTTCTCATCGTCGGAGAAGTACACGGTGGCGGTGCGGCCCGCGACGTCCACCGTGCGCTGCTTGTCGCGGAAATTGCCATCGAAATCTCTCGCGGCGCGGTCGGCCTCAACATCCGTCTGAGTGAGCTGAAGATACCCCTCTTGCGGCGTGACCCAGCCGACGGCTGGCGCGGGCTGACCTGCAACGATCGACCGCCGCGCGGAATTTGTGACCCACCCCTGCGGCATCTGCGGGAAGCGGACCGGGAAATTCATCGCGCGCGCCTCAAGATCCATGAAGGTCTTCGCGTCGACCTCTTGGACCGGGCCATTCTCCGGCCGGCCGGGGTTGAATGAGCACAGGCCGGTGAAACCCACAGCACCCACCATCGCAATGATGATGACGATGATGCTGATCGTCATGTCCCTTCCGTCCTGGAAAATCCGGGGTTTTTCATCTGCCACGCGGTTCAGTATCGCACGAGTGCTTATCGACGGTCGGGGCCACCCTCCAAGGACCCCGTATGAGGGGAGGTATAGCCCACAAAACGGGCATGCTTCCAGTTGCAGTTGACCTAAAAGTGACACAATGGGGGGAAACGTTCGACACCACCCAGGAGGGTAACTGTTTATGTCTCAGAATCCAGAAGCGCCGGATCGCAACCTAGCCATGGAACTCGTTCGCGTGACCGAGGCGGCGGCGCTCGCGTCGGGCCGCTGGGTGGGTCGCGGCAAGAAGAACGAAGGCGACGGTGCCGCGGTGGACGCGATGCGCCAGATGATCAACTCCGTGAACATGTCCGGCGTCATCGTCATCGGCGAGGGCGAAAAGGACGAGGCCCCGATGCTCTACAACGGCGAGCAGGTGGGCAACGGCACCGGCGCTGAGCTGGACATTGCGGTCGACCCGGTGGACGGCACGCGCCTGATGGCTGAGGGTCGCCCGAACTCGATTTCTGTGATCGCTGCTGCTGAACGTGGCACGATGTACGACCCGACTGATGCGTTCTACATGAACAAGATCGCCGTGGGCCCTGAGGCTGCTGGCTACATCGACATCACGGCTCCGGTGGCCCACAACATCCAGCAAGTTGCTAAGGCAAAGGGCATCGAGCCGCGCGACGTGACCGTGGTCGTGCTTGACCGCCCGCGCCACTCGCAGCTCGTGGCCGATATCCGTGAGGCGGGCGCGAAGGTGCGCTTCATCATGGACGGTGACGTTGCGGGCGGCATCGCTGCGGCGCGCGACAACAACTCCATCGACATCGCGATGGGCGTAGGCGGCACGCCGGAAGGCGTCATCACCGCGTGCGCACTGAAGTGCCTCGAAGGTGAAATCCAGGGCATGCTCGCACCGCAGTCCGACGAAGAGCGCGAAAAGGTCCTGGCAGCCGGCCACGACTTGACCCAGGTCCTGGGCATCAATGACTTGGTCAGCTCCGACGACTGCTACTTCTCCGCCACCGGTGTGACCAACGGCGACATGCTGCGCGGCGTGTCCTACCGCAAGGACGGCGCAACCACCCGATCGCTGGTCATGCGCAGCAAGTCCGGCACCGTCCGCCACGTCGAGTCGCTGCACAAGCTGGCGAAACTGCGCGAGTACGCGGTCGTCGACTACGGCGGCCCGCACGACTAGAGCCTGCGCCTAGAGCCAGCCGCGCACGCGACTAGTCCCAACCACCACCACATCCCGCACTTCCACTAATTTTCTACAAGGAGTTTTCATGACCGAGCAGGAATTCCGCATCGAACACGACACCATGGGCGAAGTAAAGGTGCCCGTCAACGCCCTATGGCGCGCACAGACTCAGCGCGCTGTGGAGAACTTCCCCATCTCCGGCCGTGGCCTC
This genomic window contains:
- a CDS encoding exodeoxyribonuclease VII small subunit, coding for MSDNTFGTGTPTTDVQPDPATLTYEQARAELIETVKILELGQMSLDESLSYWERGEALAKRCEVLLDGATKRVEAALSQGQPNDPEDAHSPAGN
- a CDS encoding DUF4245 domain-containing protein; protein product: MADEKPRIFQDGRDMTISIIVIIIAMVGAVGFTGLCSFNPGRPENGPVQEVDAKTFMDLEARAMNFPVRFPQMPQGWVTNSARRSIVAGQPAPAVGWVTPQEGYLQLTQTDVEADRAARDFDGNFRDKQRTVDVAGRTATVYFSDDEKIRPLWVVDATDVRLLVTGAGEDAEFTSLIDETLATAPLPH
- the xseA gene encoding exodeoxyribonuclease VII large subunit; translation: MSEKSTPESPWSVAKVNENVKKWIERLGWLWIEGQLTQVNMKPTWRFSYLTLRDTQQEVSVELTANTDLLRRMETPLQDGDRVVVRGKPAFYAARGKFSLWVTDIRRVGEGELLARIEGLRKQLAAEGLFDESRKKPLPYLPRMIGLITGRGSAAERDVISVATGRWPGVQFQVINTAVQGPNTVPEVVEALRSLDANPLVDVIIIARGGGSVEDLLPFSEEALQRAVANAHTPVVSAIGHEPDNPVLDNVADVRAATPTDAAKRVVPDVVGEFALIAEARDRMAAALRGWVERERTGLKNVRSRPVMANPMTPITLRREELGRALDAIRRDIGRMVANSSAEVSSLRARVSALGPAQTLARGYAVVQVQPRDGSEAEVVTTIEQSPPGAQLRIRVADGSITAASMATQPAQ
- the glpX gene encoding class II fructose-bisphosphatase encodes the protein MSQNPEAPDRNLAMELVRVTEAAALASGRWVGRGKKNEGDGAAVDAMRQMINSVNMSGVIVIGEGEKDEAPMLYNGEQVGNGTGAELDIAVDPVDGTRLMAEGRPNSISVIAAAERGTMYDPTDAFYMNKIAVGPEAAGYIDITAPVAHNIQQVAKAKGIEPRDVTVVVLDRPRHSQLVADIREAGAKVRFIMDGDVAGGIAAARDNNSIDIAMGVGGTPEGVITACALKCLEGEIQGMLAPQSDEEREKVLAAGHDLTQVLGINDLVSSDDCYFSATGVTNGDMLRGVSYRKDGATTRSLVMRSKSGTVRHVESLHKLAKLREYAVVDYGGPHD